The region agtaagtgtgGCAGTGTTGTAGCTTCTTCTGAACATCTTTCAGTTCTTCAACTAGCTGCATTTAATTTTCCCTTCTCAGTACCACTGAAGGGACACTCTTACAGGATGAGGAAATAATGGGATTGAATGTAAAACCAATACTTGAATTAGatgctgcaggagaggaagaatATTTGCTCACTTAGTGTCGCTCACCATCTTAACTAGCTTGCAGGAGATCTTAATCCCTAACAGAAAATGGGTCCAAGAGATTGGTGACTGCACAGGGGGTACAGGCAGTGCTGATGGGAGAGCTAATCCATGCTGACATTAACAAGGGCAAGCAACTGTACTGCACACAAATGACGGCATGATCCCATGTTCTGCCCTGCGCCACATGCGAAGTACGTCTACAGAGGAACAACCAAGGGTATCGCTGTGACGTGCTGGTGAGCCACGTCAGGACAACACAGACTTGAGCCTGCATCAGTAGTTGTAGGGTAGGTATGATCCTCTTGTAACCAGAGTTTATCTGCTGAATCTATGAAGCCCACACTGATCGTTAATGTACAGCTACCCACTGCAGCCACGGGCTGAGCTGCACAGATAAGAGGGCTACTATACTATAGTCCTACCTGCTCTTTTGTTTAAGAAAGAATTACCTCTACTGAAAGATGTAAATGGAGCACAGCCTGCAGAAGGGTGAACCCGTTGCTTGCTAGCTACcaactttgaaagaaaacagtactTATCTACAACCTTGTCTTCAAGGTTTGAAGACGGAGACAAATTGACAGATTACCTGgtaattattttggttttgtgacaGCCTCAGTTGACTTGAAGATGtaaaatgaggagaaaaggtACTTCTTGATGGATTAGCACTGTTATATAATGTACTGGTTGTTGTATGTAATGAGGTCCGTGCAGGCAAGTGGTAGTCTCTGTTATGATACAGAATATTGTCAGGCACGTCCCTGGAATTCACCATCTGTGAACTACAGCTCACATTTCTTCCTGGCCCAGACAAGGCTGCACTTTGGTTCTCTACTCGAACAGAACTGCTGCTCTCACAGTATCTTGAGTAGCTTTGTATTTGTGCTCCCATGGATGCTAGTTCTTCTTCTCTAGCGTATTCGTCATCCACGTCCCCAGTTTCCATCGCGATGGACAGACAGCTGCCTTCTACCGAGCAATGCTTCTGCGTTGCACTCCCTCCCACAATTCTCTGAGGTTGATCCGTAACCGCCAGAGAAAACACTTCACGGATTTCCAGGTTTTGTGTGCTACAAGAAGGGCCCCTGGTATTAGCCCTTTGTCCAGGGGGCACATGCGATACGAGAGCTGCATGTTCCGGTTTTTGCAACCTTTGACATCCCACGGGTTCAGCTTTACAGGGTCTGTGGCATATCATCGGTTTCTGAGGTAACACCAACTCTGCGGTCTGGACCGATGACCCACCATAGCTTTTTTTAGTGTGACTATATATGGAGTTTGCAGAATTCAGTACGCTTGTTTGCCTAGATAAAATAATAGTCTTTTCCCCTACTAATAGGGAAGCATTTTTACAATGTGGTACTTGTCGTCCTATAGggatgtgctgctgctgaaactCTGTATCACTTTTTCCCGGTAGTCGTGGAATAGAGGTTTTATGTATTTCTGCCATTGAAGCATTTGTCTGTTTGGTGGATCCTTGCCTACCGGATGAACTAGCAGGACTGTATATACCAGTAACTATTACATCGTTATTAGAAGAGGTCCAAGAAGACTGCTGACTTTGGGATCGAGCAATATTTACCACATTTCTAACTGCTGCTTCTGGAGGTACTGAGGGAGTAGTAGGGACAGTCCCTGGGGGGGTGCCTCCAGATTCTACAGCACTCTTGCTGCTCATCTTCCTTCGTTTATTGCCAACCCACGTCTGCAAACAACAATgacaacaaacacaaaacaaagcattaaataatcagaaaaattaGGCAGTTCCATTTTTAAGCAGATCTGATGAAATATTAAGT is a window of Gavia stellata isolate bGavSte3 chromosome 14, bGavSte3.hap2, whole genome shotgun sequence DNA encoding:
- the HDX gene encoding highly divergent homeobox, with amino-acid sequence MNLRSVFTVEQQRILQRYYENGMTNQSKNCFQLILQCAQETKLDFSVVRTWVGNKRRKMSSKSAVESGGTPPGTVPTTPSVPPEAAVRNVVNIARSQSQQSSWTSSNNDVIVTGIYSPASSSGRQGSTKQTNASMAEIHKTSIPRLPGKSDTEFQQQHIPIGRQVPHCKNASLLVGEKTIILSRQTSVLNSANSIYSHTKKSYGGSSVQTAELVLPQKPMICHRPCKAEPVGCQRLQKPEHAALVSHVPPGQRANTRGPSCSTQNLEIREVFSLAVTDQPQRIVGGSATQKHCSVEGSCLSIAMETGDVDDEYAREEELASMGAQIQSYSRYCESSSSVRVENQSAALSGPGRNVSCSSQMVNSRDVPDNILYHNRDYHLPARTSLHTTTSTLYNSANPSRSTFSPHFTSSSQLRLSQNQNNYQISGNLTVPWITGCSRKRALQDRTQFSDRDLATLKKYWDNGMTSLGSVCREKIEAVAAELNVDCEIVRTWIGNRRRKYRLMGIEVPPPRGGPADFSDQSEFVSKSALNPGEETATEVGDDNDRNDEVSICLSEGSSQEETNDALQNEEIGHKDDDQHPVSTDNVKIEIIDDEESDMISNSEVDQMSSLLDYKNEEVRFIESELENHKQKYFELQTFTRSLILAIKSDDKEQQQALLSDLPPELEEMDFNHASPEPDDTSFSLSSLSEKNASDSL